From a region of the Triticum aestivum cultivar Chinese Spring chromosome 7D, IWGSC CS RefSeq v2.1, whole genome shotgun sequence genome:
- the LOC123164667 gene encoding uncharacterized protein has product MTNLVRWLFSTTRFTTFYFFLCIKFPLIYNFILLSICIFLFLCRFILCLIPICNLFSSCFVGSSFLITLPPEIQDPQALAHLAGLNFYLSLYEQDPGWVTFIQNELNHNTPLEDIPGRLKLFLMEEKLSSMRQDVIQEFVALYQRVGPYLPIEPYLVDEALRSYLDHIHATDSFTVLQASYQDLRENEGGSVFFRNAVSHNRDLLEAESSARRCLEVEQRIRWEEIPKSKASLERAEHEHALDLFKSEDLRRELEKKRAG; this is encoded by the coding sequence ATGACAAATCTGGTTCGATGGCTCTTCTCCACTACCCGCTTTACTACTTTCTATTTTTTCTTATGTATTAAGTTTCCCTTAATATATAATTTTATATTACTTTCGATTTGTATATTTTTATTCCTTTGTCGTTTTATATTATGCCTAATACCAATTTGCAATCTTTTTAGTTCGTGCTTCGTCGGCTCCTCCTTTCTGATCACTCTCCCGCCGGAGATTCAAGACCCCCAGGCTCTAGCTCATTTAGCAGGGCTAAACTTCTATCTGAGTCTTTACGAGCAGGATCCGGGATGGGTTACGTTCATTCAGAACGAGCTTAATCACAATACCCCCCTGGAAGACATACCTGGGCGGCTTAAGCTCTTCCTAATGGAAGAAAAGCTCTCTTCTATGCGACAAGATGTCATTCAGGAATTTGTGGCGCTTTATCAAAGAGTAGGGCCTTATCTACCGATCGAGCCCTACTTGGTCGATGAAGCGCTTCGTTCCTATCTGGACCATATTCACGCAACTGATTCTTTCACTGTTCTCCAAGCGTCTTATCAAGATCTGCGGGAGAATGAGGGAGGATCCGTTTTCTTTCGAAATGCTGTTTCCCACAACCGGGATCTCCTTGAGGCGGAAAGCTCCGCAAGGAGGTGCCTGGAAGTGGAACAGAGGATCCGGTGGGAAGAAATCCCCAAGAGCAAGGCAAGTCTCGAAAGAGCTGAGCACGAGCATGCTCTCGACTTGTTTAAGTCGGAGGATCTTAGAAGGGAATTAGAAAAAAAAAGAGCGGGGTAG